A part of Xenopus tropicalis strain Nigerian chromosome 4, UCB_Xtro_10.0, whole genome shotgun sequence genomic DNA contains:
- the LOC100498173 gene encoding uncharacterized protein LOC100498173 isoform X2, which translates to MGFPGVQGGPPNLLWILLMCLPLPGTDALGITMGGSLVNALRAHDVFIPCTITGYSELDLTKLSVTWTLSNKAATNQLVYKFLSQSPQPTRPGSYISTPDLITGNAGLHLPRVQFTDEGEYTCTVFYTPDKAVGESALQVSVQPTGTLAPPHVVVETGAERTVTCEANGFYPKDITIQWVKYLSDSQCLPLNKGTCTGDQIENKDGTFNVSSHLTINPSLEEDGDQYSCVISHRSLEKEEKLNFTLTVTRQEDKTSAVIGTIISTLVVAFAVALAIAGYVTFIKKQPPKLSPITGAEHLVHMNRATLSCQISEFRPKPVTITLCLKRKGGDMVAIYSWKSEAQTDHSIKRAEQSVAIELDETEQLVSNGDSSLPPAQRALRVEMIPLIKTSKKHISSCQCTIHITPSVEEDDGAELSVWVTHRSLSPPISVSCPLKIEGVSPKLFTIVFPLRILHGESVTLTCPINGFKPKPLSVTWIRVDSAGQQTEIVSWEYGTTKMDYSRYSHCLKENVHEDHSNSFLSLLTMKPTVREDHGVNYICRTYHYATNSGAEERMEMCVLAVPELNQIKTSPEIPCVGEEMKFSCKIHSFHPQNLTVSWYKESEVLSTESSTTVANDNGLLSFTSCITYRPSVMDIGKRFRCEVSHPSLQHPKCVSWELKHLVHNPSVSDIKCNPEILERNQPAVLSCIIKDFYPEDLAIRWYKGLEPVSCNNYTEVLQEDTTSGFFSKTTEMSFIPSINDHGTEFHLEVTASGEVVKRTICIELKGLPQVKDIICNKHPPKYGEELTLSCEVIGCNARDITAEWRENDIPIFPRREMKAETQIHANSISFRLILTPTAEHYGKLFTCLIKHKDLMHPIKKNISLRLPDVPPTLSEITVFPKRPEANRRASFTISISGFSHKGLQVKWLKSFTPLTANIETTAPLAGRDGLYSCTSTLRYTPTDSDHDKFIRCEVTANREIKGKQFQLYLRGDEPKSNLTPTEGRKVPVQKEVEVGEIVCVTPPSPREGEAVTLQCIIRGQDAQHGDFSWSDGMFPIDESQIDNSNLPDGSGCISRVTFTPEHGKIRFEATFNFVTTERTYLLQLV; encoded by the exons ATGGGCTTcccaggggtacaggggggaccCCCAAACCTCCTCTGGATCCTCCTGATGTGTCTCCCACTGCCGGGAACTG ATGCCTTGGGAATCACAATGGGGGGCTCCCTGGTTAATGCCCTGCGAGCCCATGACGTGTTCATACCCTGCACCATTACTGGATACTCGGAACTGGATCTCACCAAGCTCTCGGTCACATGGACTCTAAGTAATAAAGCAGCGACCAATCAACTCGTCTATAAGTTCCTCTCCCAATCCCCCCAGCCCACCCGGCCCGGATCCTACATATCAACCCCAGACCTGATAACCGGCAATGCCGGGCTCCACTTACCCCGGGTTCAGTTCACAGATGAAGGAGAATATACCTGCACTGTCTTTTATACCCCAGATAAAGCCGTGGGAGAGTCTGCCCTGCAGGTGTCAG TGCAACCAACGGGCACCCTGGCGCCTCCTCACGTTGTCGTGGAGACCGGGGCAGAAAGGACGGTGACGTGCGAAGCCAACGGGTTTTACCCAAAAGATATAACGATTCAGTGGGTGAAGTACCTGAGCGACTCCCAGTGTCTCCCACTGAACAAAGGAACCTGCACCGGCGACCAGATTGAGAACAAAGATGGAACGTTCAATGTCTCCAGTCATCTGACCATTAACCCTTCGCTAGAAGAGGATGGAGATCAATATTCATGTGTTATTTCGCACAGATCCTTGGAAAAGGAAGAAAAGCTGAACTTCACCCTGACTGTAACAA GACAAGAGGACAAAACCAGCGCAGTTATTGGAACCATAATATCGACACTCGTTGTAGCATTCGCTGTCGCTTTAGCCATCGCTGGTTATGTAACGTTCATCAAAAAGC AACCCCCCAAACTCTCTCCCATTACCGGAGCGGAACATTTGGTGCATATGAACAGGGCGACTCTCTCCTGCCAGATCTCTGAGTTCCGGCCCAAACCCGTAACAATTACATTGTGTTTGAAAAGAAAAGGGGGTGACATGGTAGCAATTTACTCCTGGAAATCCGAGGCCCAAACGGATCATTCTATAAAGAGAGCGGAACAGTCTGTGGCTATTGAGTTGGACGAGACGGAGCAGTTAGTGAGTAATGGAGACAGTTCCCTGCCCCCGGCACAGAGGGCGCTGCGAGTGGAAATGATTCCTCTGATAAAAACAAGTAAAAAGCACATTTCCAGCTGCCAGTGCACAATCCATATCACTCCCAGTGTAGAAGAGGACGACGGGGCAGAACTGTCAGTTTGGGTCACTCACCGGAGTCTGAGCCCTCCCATCTCtgtaagttgccctttaaagataGAAGGAG TGAGCCCCAAGCTCTTCACCATTGTGTTTCCCCTTCGTATCCTCCATGGAGAATCCGTGACTCTAACTTGTCCCATCAATGGGTTCAAGCCAAAGCCGCTCTCTGTTACTTGGATACGAGTGGATTCCGCGGGTCAGCAAACTGAAATCGTCTCTTGGGAATATGGAACAACCAAGATGGATTATTCTAGATATTCTCACTGCCTGAAAGAGAACGTACATGAAGATCATTCCAACAGCTTCCTCAGTCTTCTGACCATGAAGCCGACAGTTAGAGAGGACCATGGAGTGAACTACATCTGCAGAACTTATCATTATGCAACAAACTCCGGAGCAGAAGAAAGAATGGAAATGTGTGTTTTAG CTGTTCCAGAACTGAATCAAATCAAGACGTCACCAGAGATTCCATGTGTTGGGGAAGAGATGAAGTTCTCTTGCAAGATCCACTCCTTCCACCCACAAAACTTGACAGTTTCCTGGTACAAAGAGAGTGAAGTCTTGTCAACGGAGAGCAGCACGACTGTTGCTAATGATAACGGGTTGTTGAGTTTCACCAGCTGTATAACATACAGACCCAGTGTGATGGACATTGGGAAGAGGTTCCGGTGTGAGGTCTCTCATCCGAGTCTCCAACATCCTAAATGTGTTTCCTGGGAACTGAAACATCTGG TTCATAACCCGAGTGTAAGTGATATAAAATGCAATCCTGAAATTCTGGAGCGCAACCAACCGGCAGTGTTATCGTGTATTATAAAGGATTTCTATCCTGAAGACCTCGCCATCCGCTGGTACAAAGGACTGGAACCTGTCTCTTGTAATAATTACACAGAGGTCCTACAGGAAGACACAACATCAGGATTTTTCTCCAAAACCACAGAAATGTCGTTCATTCCATCCATCAATGACCACGGGACAGAGTTCCACTTGGAGGTTACGGCCTCTGGGGAGGTTGTCAAAAGGACAATTTGTATAGAACTAAAGG GGCTGCCACAAGTCAAAGATATCATTTGCAATAAGCACCCCCCAAAATATGGAGAAGAACTAACCCTAAGCTGCGAGGTGATTGGATGCAACGCCCGAGACATCACAGCGGAATGGCGAGAGAACGATATTCCCATATTTCCCAGGAGAGAAATGAAAGCAGAAACCCAAATACACGCAAATTCCATCTCCTTCCGCCTCATACTGACGCCCACAGCAGAGCATTATGGGAAATTATTTACCTGCCTGATAAAGCACAAGGATTTAATGCACCCAATTAAGAAGAATATCTCCCTGAGGCTGCCGG ATGTGCCGCCCACCTTATCCGAAATCACAGTTTTCCCCAAAAGACCTGAGGCCAACAGAAGAGCCTCCTTCACTATCTCCATCTCTGGCTTCTCACATAAAGGCCTCCAAGTCAAGTGGCTGAAATCCTTCACTCCCCTTACAGCGAATATAGAGACCACAGCGCCCCTAGCAGGAAGGGACGGGTTATACAGTTGCACCAGCACATTGAGATACACCCCCACCGACAGCGACCATGACAAGTTCATCCGATGTGAAGTCACTGCCAACAGGGAAATCAAGGGGAAACAGTTCCAGTTATATCTCAGGG GGGATGAACCCAAGAGCAACCTAACCCCGACTG AAGGAAGGAAAGTTCCAGTGCAAAAAGAGGTAGAAGTGGGGGAGATTGTGTGTgtgaccccccccagccccagggagGGAGAGGCCGTTACCCTTCAGTGCATCATTAGAGGGCAAGATGCACAACATGGAGACTTCTCCTGGAGTGACGGGATGTTCCCCATTGATGAAAGCCAAATAGACAACTCCAACCTCCCTGATGGCTCCGGCTGTATCTCCAGGGTCACCTTCACTCCTGAACATGGCAAAATAAGGTTTGAGGCCACATTTAACTTCGTAACCACGGAGAGAACCTACCTACTGCAACTGGTATGA
- the LOC100498173 gene encoding uncharacterized protein LOC100498173 isoform X1 yields MGFPGVQGGPPNLLWILLMCLPLPGTDALGITMGGSLVNALRAHDVFIPCTITGYSELDLTKLSVTWTLSNKAATNQLVYKFLSQSPQPTRPGSYISTPDLITGNAGLHLPRVQFTDEGEYTCTVFYTPDKAVGESALQVSVQPTGTLAPPHVVVETGAERTVTCEANGFYPKDITIQWVKYLSDSQCLPLNKGTCTGDQIENKDGTFNVSSHLTINPSLEEDGDQYSCVISHRSLEKEEKLNFTLTVTRQEDKTSAVIGTIISTLVVAFAVALAIAGYVTFIKKQPPKLSPITGAEHLVHMNRATLSCQISEFRPKPVTITLCLKRKGGDMVAIYSWKSEAQTDHSIKRAEQSVAIELDETEQLVSNGDSSLPPAQRALRVEMIPLIKTSKKHISSCQCTIHITPSVEEDDGAELSVWVTHRSLSPPISVSCPLKIEGVSPKLFTIVFPLRILHGESVTLTCPINGFKPKPLSVTWIRVDSAGQQTEIVSWEYGTTKMDYSRYSHCLKENVHEDHSNSFLSLLTMKPTVREDHGVNYICRTYHYATNSGAEERMEMCVLAVPELNQIKTSPEIPCVGEEMKFSCKIHSFHPQNLTVSWYKESEVLSTESSTTVANDNGLLSFTSCITYRPSVMDIGKRFRCEVSHPSLQHPKCVSWELKHLVHNPSVSDIKCNPEILERNQPAVLSCIIKDFYPEDLAIRWYKGLEPVSCNNYTEVLQEDTTSGFFSKTTEMSFIPSINDHGTEFHLEVTASGEVVKRTICIELKGLPQVKDIICNKHPPKYGEELTLSCEVIGCNARDITAEWRENDIPIFPRREMKAETQIHANSISFRLILTPTAEHYGKLFTCLIKHKDLMHPIKKNISLRLPDVPPTLSEITVFPKRPEANRRASFTISISGFSHKGLQVKWLKSFTPLTANIETTAPLAGRDGLYSCTSTLRYTPTDSDHDKFIRCEVTANREIKGKQFQLYLRGDEPKSNLTPTATEGRKVPVQKEVEVGEIVCVTPPSPREGEAVTLQCIIRGQDAQHGDFSWSDGMFPIDESQIDNSNLPDGSGCISRVTFTPEHGKIRFEATFNFVTTERTYLLQLV; encoded by the exons ATGGGCTTcccaggggtacaggggggaccCCCAAACCTCCTCTGGATCCTCCTGATGTGTCTCCCACTGCCGGGAACTG ATGCCTTGGGAATCACAATGGGGGGCTCCCTGGTTAATGCCCTGCGAGCCCATGACGTGTTCATACCCTGCACCATTACTGGATACTCGGAACTGGATCTCACCAAGCTCTCGGTCACATGGACTCTAAGTAATAAAGCAGCGACCAATCAACTCGTCTATAAGTTCCTCTCCCAATCCCCCCAGCCCACCCGGCCCGGATCCTACATATCAACCCCAGACCTGATAACCGGCAATGCCGGGCTCCACTTACCCCGGGTTCAGTTCACAGATGAAGGAGAATATACCTGCACTGTCTTTTATACCCCAGATAAAGCCGTGGGAGAGTCTGCCCTGCAGGTGTCAG TGCAACCAACGGGCACCCTGGCGCCTCCTCACGTTGTCGTGGAGACCGGGGCAGAAAGGACGGTGACGTGCGAAGCCAACGGGTTTTACCCAAAAGATATAACGATTCAGTGGGTGAAGTACCTGAGCGACTCCCAGTGTCTCCCACTGAACAAAGGAACCTGCACCGGCGACCAGATTGAGAACAAAGATGGAACGTTCAATGTCTCCAGTCATCTGACCATTAACCCTTCGCTAGAAGAGGATGGAGATCAATATTCATGTGTTATTTCGCACAGATCCTTGGAAAAGGAAGAAAAGCTGAACTTCACCCTGACTGTAACAA GACAAGAGGACAAAACCAGCGCAGTTATTGGAACCATAATATCGACACTCGTTGTAGCATTCGCTGTCGCTTTAGCCATCGCTGGTTATGTAACGTTCATCAAAAAGC AACCCCCCAAACTCTCTCCCATTACCGGAGCGGAACATTTGGTGCATATGAACAGGGCGACTCTCTCCTGCCAGATCTCTGAGTTCCGGCCCAAACCCGTAACAATTACATTGTGTTTGAAAAGAAAAGGGGGTGACATGGTAGCAATTTACTCCTGGAAATCCGAGGCCCAAACGGATCATTCTATAAAGAGAGCGGAACAGTCTGTGGCTATTGAGTTGGACGAGACGGAGCAGTTAGTGAGTAATGGAGACAGTTCCCTGCCCCCGGCACAGAGGGCGCTGCGAGTGGAAATGATTCCTCTGATAAAAACAAGTAAAAAGCACATTTCCAGCTGCCAGTGCACAATCCATATCACTCCCAGTGTAGAAGAGGACGACGGGGCAGAACTGTCAGTTTGGGTCACTCACCGGAGTCTGAGCCCTCCCATCTCtgtaagttgccctttaaagataGAAGGAG TGAGCCCCAAGCTCTTCACCATTGTGTTTCCCCTTCGTATCCTCCATGGAGAATCCGTGACTCTAACTTGTCCCATCAATGGGTTCAAGCCAAAGCCGCTCTCTGTTACTTGGATACGAGTGGATTCCGCGGGTCAGCAAACTGAAATCGTCTCTTGGGAATATGGAACAACCAAGATGGATTATTCTAGATATTCTCACTGCCTGAAAGAGAACGTACATGAAGATCATTCCAACAGCTTCCTCAGTCTTCTGACCATGAAGCCGACAGTTAGAGAGGACCATGGAGTGAACTACATCTGCAGAACTTATCATTATGCAACAAACTCCGGAGCAGAAGAAAGAATGGAAATGTGTGTTTTAG CTGTTCCAGAACTGAATCAAATCAAGACGTCACCAGAGATTCCATGTGTTGGGGAAGAGATGAAGTTCTCTTGCAAGATCCACTCCTTCCACCCACAAAACTTGACAGTTTCCTGGTACAAAGAGAGTGAAGTCTTGTCAACGGAGAGCAGCACGACTGTTGCTAATGATAACGGGTTGTTGAGTTTCACCAGCTGTATAACATACAGACCCAGTGTGATGGACATTGGGAAGAGGTTCCGGTGTGAGGTCTCTCATCCGAGTCTCCAACATCCTAAATGTGTTTCCTGGGAACTGAAACATCTGG TTCATAACCCGAGTGTAAGTGATATAAAATGCAATCCTGAAATTCTGGAGCGCAACCAACCGGCAGTGTTATCGTGTATTATAAAGGATTTCTATCCTGAAGACCTCGCCATCCGCTGGTACAAAGGACTGGAACCTGTCTCTTGTAATAATTACACAGAGGTCCTACAGGAAGACACAACATCAGGATTTTTCTCCAAAACCACAGAAATGTCGTTCATTCCATCCATCAATGACCACGGGACAGAGTTCCACTTGGAGGTTACGGCCTCTGGGGAGGTTGTCAAAAGGACAATTTGTATAGAACTAAAGG GGCTGCCACAAGTCAAAGATATCATTTGCAATAAGCACCCCCCAAAATATGGAGAAGAACTAACCCTAAGCTGCGAGGTGATTGGATGCAACGCCCGAGACATCACAGCGGAATGGCGAGAGAACGATATTCCCATATTTCCCAGGAGAGAAATGAAAGCAGAAACCCAAATACACGCAAATTCCATCTCCTTCCGCCTCATACTGACGCCCACAGCAGAGCATTATGGGAAATTATTTACCTGCCTGATAAAGCACAAGGATTTAATGCACCCAATTAAGAAGAATATCTCCCTGAGGCTGCCGG ATGTGCCGCCCACCTTATCCGAAATCACAGTTTTCCCCAAAAGACCTGAGGCCAACAGAAGAGCCTCCTTCACTATCTCCATCTCTGGCTTCTCACATAAAGGCCTCCAAGTCAAGTGGCTGAAATCCTTCACTCCCCTTACAGCGAATATAGAGACCACAGCGCCCCTAGCAGGAAGGGACGGGTTATACAGTTGCACCAGCACATTGAGATACACCCCCACCGACAGCGACCATGACAAGTTCATCCGATGTGAAGTCACTGCCAACAGGGAAATCAAGGGGAAACAGTTCCAGTTATATCTCAGGG GGGATGAACCCAAGAGCAACCTAACCCCGACTG CAACAGAAGGAAGGAAAGTTCCAGTGCAAAAAGAGGTAGAAGTGGGGGAGATTGTGTGTgtgaccccccccagccccagggagGGAGAGGCCGTTACCCTTCAGTGCATCATTAGAGGGCAAGATGCACAACATGGAGACTTCTCCTGGAGTGACGGGATGTTCCCCATTGATGAAAGCCAAATAGACAACTCCAACCTCCCTGATGGCTCCGGCTGTATCTCCAGGGTCACCTTCACTCCTGAACATGGCAAAATAAGGTTTGAGGCCACATTTAACTTCGTAACCACGGAGAGAACCTACCTACTGCAACTGGTATGA